Proteins from one Corallococcus exiguus genomic window:
- a CDS encoding DEAD/DEAH box helicase, translating into MSPQIALAFTSEFAAHPALAAFHPVVRRWFASRLGEPTRPQVEGWPLIQAGHDVLIAAPTGSGKTLTAFLAALDSLFRMALDSTLPDHTRVLYVSPLKALGNDVQKNLLQPLEELMTLAREEGYEPQQLRVQVRTGDTPAGERAQMVRRPPHILITTPESLYLYLTAERARATLRHVRTVIVDEIHALARDKRGSHFALSMERLKALTDVRPQLLGLSATQKPLDAISGFLTGASLTECKRVEVGHQRPWDLKVEIPDAELSSIASHEMWGQVYDRLIQLSSEHRTTLIFVNTRKMSERVAHDLGERLGQQSVAAHHGSMSREMRLSAEERLKAGQLRVMVATASLELGIDVGNVDLVVQLGTTKAISVLLQRVGRAGHHKAGISKGILFAMTRDELVECVALLNAVREGDLDAVRIPKKPLDVLAQQIVAACACEEWDERALFSIFQRAYPYQDLTWEEYQQVLEMLSEGVSERRGRGSIHLHRDRVNQRLKGRRGVRITALTNGGAIPDTFNFSVTAQPEGKVVGTLDEDFAVESSPGDIFLLGSTAWRIQRVMGSTVMVEDAKGAPPNVPFWRGEAPGRTDELSLQVGRLREELLRHDDPAGFLEKLLRVPPPAVDALLGYLRLGKKMLGDVVPSHTQIVAERFFDEAGGMQLIIHAPFGSRINRAWGMALRKRFCRSFDFELQAAATEDGILLSLGEQHSFPLADIFDFLHPDNVEEVLVQAILQAPIFGTRFRWVASRALTLHRMMGGKRVAPNLQRARSEDLLAAVFPAQVGCQDNHGGGDVELPDHPLVKQTMDDCLREAMDIDGLREVLRRMKDGRIQLVARDVPEPSVFAHALINSQPYTFLDDAPAEERRVRNVALRRAMPAEDAAAFGALDANAIRQVVEDAAQPMRDEDELHDALLQLVLVRASEVPRGLETGLFKQGRVAWLERQGGRFLVSAERGNAVRALFPDAQTQPVLPVLEYDRPVERDAAVLQVVRGRMELVGPTTVTELARLTLLDPDDINLALHNLESQGSVLRGQFRAQDDVPVPRDADGSPVLEWCDRRLLQRIHRLTVGRLRREIEPLSPQDFMRFLFRWHHLEDVDALRGSTGLLKAVRLLQGYEAPASAWERFLLPARMRGYTPDLMERACYAGEVAWGRVTLKDPPKPAGPRRGAPVEAPEPVVAKRSSPTRNAPLTFTVREDLEWMLAAARPHAVLADGGVWTPPDLSAAAKDVVGVLERRGACFFQDLVTRARRLPAEVEDALWELVAKGLVTADAVQNLRILQSPAHRKRQKLLNRGGPGRWSLLAPAEPKSQEEVTESLAKLFLQRYGIVWRDLVMRESLAPTWRDLLFVYRRMEARGELRGGRFVSGFVGEQFALPEAVDMARAVRRAPPSGVRIQLSGVDPLNLTGVVTPGPRVAALPNNVVTYVDGIPQGVDAVEDASENEDAEVDGSLAQVN; encoded by the coding sequence ATGTCCCCTCAAATCGCCCTCGCCTTCACGTCGGAGTTCGCGGCCCATCCGGCGCTCGCCGCCTTCCACCCGGTGGTGCGGCGCTGGTTCGCCTCACGCCTGGGCGAACCCACCCGGCCGCAGGTTGAAGGCTGGCCGCTCATCCAGGCCGGCCACGACGTGCTCATCGCCGCGCCCACGGGCAGCGGCAAGACGCTCACGGCGTTCCTCGCGGCGCTGGACTCGCTGTTTCGCATGGCGCTCGACAGCACGCTGCCAGACCACACGCGAGTCCTCTATGTGTCGCCCCTGAAGGCCCTGGGCAACGACGTGCAGAAGAACCTCCTCCAGCCGCTGGAGGAGCTGATGACCCTGGCGCGCGAGGAGGGCTACGAACCGCAGCAGTTGCGCGTGCAGGTGCGCACCGGCGACACGCCCGCCGGCGAGCGCGCCCAGATGGTGCGCCGCCCGCCGCACATCCTCATCACCACGCCCGAGTCCCTCTACCTCTACCTCACCGCCGAGCGCGCCCGCGCCACCCTGCGCCATGTGCGCACGGTCATCGTGGACGAAATCCACGCGCTCGCCCGAGACAAGCGCGGCAGCCACTTCGCGCTGTCCATGGAGCGCCTCAAGGCCCTCACCGACGTGCGCCCTCAGCTTTTGGGCCTGTCCGCCACGCAGAAGCCGCTGGACGCCATCTCCGGCTTCCTCACCGGCGCGTCCCTCACCGAGTGCAAGCGCGTGGAGGTGGGCCACCAGCGTCCGTGGGACCTCAAGGTCGAGATCCCGGACGCGGAGCTGTCCTCCATCGCGAGCCACGAGATGTGGGGGCAGGTCTATGACCGGCTGATCCAGCTCTCCAGCGAGCACCGCACCACGCTCATCTTCGTCAACACGCGCAAGATGTCCGAGCGCGTGGCGCACGACCTGGGCGAACGCCTGGGCCAGCAGTCGGTGGCCGCGCACCACGGCAGCATGTCCCGCGAAATGCGCCTGTCCGCCGAGGAGCGCCTCAAGGCCGGCCAGCTGCGCGTGATGGTCGCCACCGCGTCGCTGGAGCTGGGCATCGACGTGGGCAACGTGGACCTGGTCGTGCAGTTGGGCACCACCAAGGCCATCTCCGTGTTGCTCCAGCGCGTGGGCCGCGCTGGCCACCACAAGGCGGGCATCTCCAAGGGCATCCTCTTCGCGATGACGCGCGACGAACTGGTGGAGTGCGTCGCGCTCCTCAACGCCGTGCGCGAGGGAGATCTGGACGCGGTCCGAATCCCCAAGAAGCCGCTCGACGTGCTGGCGCAACAGATTGTCGCCGCGTGCGCGTGCGAGGAATGGGACGAGCGCGCCCTCTTCAGCATCTTCCAGCGTGCGTACCCGTACCAGGACCTCACCTGGGAGGAGTACCAGCAGGTGCTGGAGATGCTGTCGGAAGGCGTCTCCGAGCGCCGGGGCCGGGGCAGCATCCATCTGCACCGGGACCGGGTGAACCAGCGGCTCAAGGGGCGCCGGGGCGTGCGCATCACCGCGCTCACCAACGGCGGCGCCATCCCGGACACGTTCAACTTCAGCGTCACCGCGCAGCCGGAAGGCAAGGTGGTGGGCACGCTGGACGAGGACTTCGCGGTGGAGTCCTCGCCGGGAGACATCTTCCTGCTGGGCAGCACCGCGTGGCGCATCCAGCGCGTCATGGGCAGCACGGTGATGGTGGAGGACGCGAAGGGCGCGCCGCCCAACGTGCCCTTCTGGCGTGGCGAGGCCCCGGGCCGCACGGACGAGCTGAGCCTCCAGGTAGGTCGGCTGCGCGAAGAGCTACTGCGCCACGACGACCCCGCGGGCTTCCTGGAGAAGCTCCTGCGCGTGCCCCCGCCCGCGGTGGACGCGCTGCTGGGCTATCTGCGGCTGGGCAAGAAGATGCTGGGCGATGTGGTGCCCAGCCACACGCAGATCGTCGCCGAGCGCTTCTTCGATGAGGCGGGCGGCATGCAGCTCATCATCCACGCGCCGTTCGGCAGCCGCATCAACCGCGCGTGGGGCATGGCGCTGCGCAAGCGCTTCTGCCGCTCGTTCGATTTCGAGTTGCAGGCGGCGGCCACGGAGGACGGCATCCTCCTGAGCCTGGGGGAACAGCACTCGTTCCCGCTGGCGGACATCTTCGACTTCCTGCACCCGGACAACGTGGAGGAGGTGCTGGTGCAGGCCATCCTCCAGGCGCCGATTTTTGGCACGCGCTTCCGGTGGGTGGCGTCGCGAGCGCTGACGCTGCACCGGATGATGGGAGGCAAGCGCGTGGCGCCGAACCTCCAGCGCGCGCGCAGCGAGGACCTGCTGGCGGCGGTGTTCCCCGCGCAGGTGGGCTGCCAGGACAACCACGGCGGCGGGGACGTGGAGTTGCCGGACCATCCGCTGGTGAAGCAGACGATGGACGACTGTCTGCGCGAGGCGATGGACATCGACGGCCTGCGCGAGGTGCTCCGGCGCATGAAGGACGGGCGCATCCAGCTGGTCGCGCGAGACGTCCCGGAGCCGAGCGTCTTCGCGCACGCGCTCATCAACAGCCAGCCCTACACCTTCCTGGACGACGCGCCGGCCGAGGAGCGCCGCGTGCGCAACGTGGCCCTGCGCCGCGCGATGCCCGCCGAGGACGCGGCGGCGTTCGGGGCGCTGGACGCGAACGCCATCCGGCAGGTGGTGGAGGACGCCGCGCAGCCGATGCGCGACGAGGACGAGCTGCACGACGCGCTGTTGCAGCTGGTGCTGGTGCGAGCGTCGGAGGTGCCGCGAGGCCTGGAGACAGGGCTCTTCAAGCAGGGGCGCGTGGCCTGGCTGGAGCGGCAGGGCGGGCGGTTCCTGGTGTCGGCGGAGCGGGGCAACGCGGTGCGAGCGCTCTTCCCGGACGCGCAGACGCAGCCGGTGTTGCCGGTGCTGGAATACGACCGGCCGGTGGAGCGCGACGCGGCGGTGCTCCAGGTGGTGCGTGGGCGGATGGAGCTGGTGGGGCCCACCACGGTGACGGAGCTGGCGCGGCTGACGTTGTTGGATCCGGACGACATCAACCTGGCGCTGCACAACCTGGAGAGCCAGGGCAGTGTGCTGCGAGGCCAGTTCCGCGCGCAGGACGACGTGCCGGTGCCTCGGGACGCGGACGGAAGCCCGGTGCTGGAGTGGTGCGACCGGCGCCTGCTCCAGCGCATCCACCGGCTGACGGTGGGGCGGCTGCGTCGCGAGATTGAACCGCTGAGCCCGCAGGACTTCATGCGCTTCCTCTTCCGGTGGCACCACCTGGAGGACGTGGACGCGCTGCGAGGCTCCACGGGATTGCTCAAGGCGGTGCGGCTGCTGCAGGGGTACGAAGCGCCGGCCTCCGCGTGGGAGCGCTTCCTGTTGCCCGCGCGCATGAGGGGCTACACGCCGGACCTGATGGAGCGCGCGTGCTACGCGGGCGAGGTGGCGTGGGGGCGCGTGACGCTGAAGGATCCGCCGAAGCCCGCGGGCCCGCGCCGGGGCGCGCCGGTGGAGGCGCCAGAGCCGGTGGTGGCGAAGCGGTCATCCCCGACGCGCAACGCGCCGCTGACGTTCACGGTGCGCGAGGACCTGGAGTGGATGCTCGCGGCGGCGCGTCCGCACGCGGTGCTGGCGGACGGAGGCGTGTGGACGCCGCCGGACCTGAGCGCGGCGGCGAAGGACGTGGTGGGCGTGCTGGAGCGGCGGGGCGCGTGCTTCTTCCAGGACCTGGTGACGCGAGCGCGGCGGCTGCCGGCGGAGGTGGAGGACGCGCTGTGGGAGCTGGTGGCGAAGGGGCTCGTGACGGCGGACGCGGTGCAGAACCTGCGCATCCTGCAGAGCCCGGCGCACCGCAAGCGGCAGAAGCTGCTCAACCGGGGCGGGCCGGGCCGCTGGAGCCTGCTGGCGCCAGCGGAGCCGAAGTCGCAGGAAGAGGTGACGGAGTCGCTGGCGAAGCTGTTCCTCCAGCGCTACGGCATCGTCTGGCGCGACCTGGTGATGCGCGAATCGCTGGCGCCCACGTGGCGCGACCTGCTGTTCGTCTACCGGCGCATGGAGGCACGAGGCGAGCTGCGCGGTGGGCGCTTCGTATCGGGCTTCGTGGGTGAGCAGTTCGCGCTGCCGGAAGCCGTGGACATGGCGCGCGCGGTGCGGCGCGCGCCTCCGTCCGGCGTGCGCATCCAGCTGTCCGGAGTGGATCCGCTGAACCTCACGGGCGTGGTGACACCGGGCCCGCGCGTGGCCGCGCTGCCGAACAACGTCGTCACCTACGTGGATGGGATTCCGCAGGGCGTGGACGCGGTAGAGGACGCGTCTGAGAACGAGGACGCGGAAGTCGATGGCTCGCTCGCGCAGGTGAACTGA
- a CDS encoding ammonium transporter — protein MQKWMAMVLLVAVGVAGLLVAPAAQVKQGGPINAADTAWLLTATALVLLMTPGLSFFYGGMVRLKNVVSTLMQSFIAMAVISVLWVVVGFSLCFGDSFHGLIGDPRTFFMFSGVGGETHPDLAPTVPLLLFALFQLKFAIITPALITGAFAERVRFKAYLLFMVLFSVFIYAPLAHWTWHPEGFLRQWGVLDFAGGTVVHMSAGLAALAGAIVLGRRQVHLTHATHAPANVPFVMLGTGMLWFGWFGFNAGSALSASSLATLAFATTNTASAAAMLGWIAFDWLRGRKPSAMGACVGAVVGLVAVTPAAGFITVGQSIVVGLVASFVSNAAVHFKSRTALDDTLDVFPCHGLGGIVGMVLTGVLAKDVGLLYGSTRTFLMHLLALVVVSVFSFVGSYILYKIVDRIVPLRVTREQEEEGLDLSQHGETVGEVPTAALAVPTPPVASEPIAPEHAASSEPVPA, from the coding sequence ATGCAGAAGTGGATGGCGATGGTCCTGCTGGTGGCGGTGGGGGTGGCGGGACTGCTGGTGGCCCCGGCGGCGCAGGTGAAGCAGGGCGGTCCCATCAACGCGGCGGACACCGCGTGGCTGCTCACCGCCACGGCGCTGGTGCTGCTGATGACGCCCGGCCTGTCGTTCTTCTACGGCGGCATGGTGCGGCTGAAGAACGTGGTCTCCACCCTGATGCAGAGCTTCATCGCCATGGCCGTCATCAGCGTGCTGTGGGTCGTGGTGGGCTTCAGCCTCTGCTTCGGCGACAGCTTCCACGGCCTCATCGGTGATCCGCGCACCTTCTTCATGTTCAGCGGCGTGGGCGGCGAGACGCACCCGGACCTGGCGCCCACCGTGCCGCTGCTCCTCTTCGCGCTCTTCCAGCTCAAGTTCGCCATCATCACCCCGGCGCTCATCACCGGCGCGTTCGCGGAGCGCGTGCGCTTCAAGGCGTACCTGCTCTTCATGGTGCTCTTCAGCGTCTTCATCTACGCGCCGCTCGCCCACTGGACGTGGCACCCGGAGGGCTTCCTGCGCCAGTGGGGCGTGCTCGACTTCGCCGGTGGCACCGTGGTGCACATGTCCGCGGGCCTCGCCGCGCTCGCGGGCGCCATCGTCCTGGGCCGCCGCCAGGTGCACCTGACGCACGCCACGCATGCTCCCGCCAATGTTCCCTTCGTGATGCTCGGCACGGGCATGCTGTGGTTCGGGTGGTTCGGCTTCAACGCAGGCTCCGCGCTGTCCGCGTCGTCGCTGGCCACGCTCGCCTTCGCCACCACCAACACGGCCTCCGCCGCCGCGATGCTCGGGTGGATCGCCTTCGACTGGCTGCGCGGCCGCAAGCCCAGCGCCATGGGCGCCTGCGTGGGCGCGGTGGTGGGCCTGGTCGCCGTCACCCCCGCCGCCGGCTTCATCACCGTGGGGCAGAGCATCGTGGTGGGCCTGGTCGCCAGCTTCGTCAGCAACGCCGCCGTCCACTTCAAGAGCCGCACCGCGCTGGATGACACGCTCGACGTGTTCCCCTGCCATGGCCTGGGCGGCATCGTGGGCATGGTGCTCACCGGCGTGCTCGCCAAGGACGTGGGCCTGCTCTACGGCAGCACGCGCACCTTCCTCATGCACCTGCTGGCGCTGGTCGTCGTCTCCGTCTTCTCCTTCGTGGGCTCGTACATCCTCTACAAGATCGTCGACCGCATCGTCCCGCTGCGCGTCACCCGCGAGCAGGAGGAGGAGGGCCTCGACCTGAGCCAGCACGGAGAGACCGTGGGCGAGGTCCCCACCGCCGCGCTCGCCGTCCCCACGCCGCCCGTCGCGAGCGAGCCCATCGCTCCGGAGCACGCCGCTTCGTCGGAGCCCGTGCCCGCGTAA
- a CDS encoding glutamate synthase subunit beta produces the protein MGKPTGFMEWQRVHAPKRDKVERLEDWRELHLPLAADEAKRQAGRCMDCGIPFCHQGCPLGNLIPDFNDAVYRGQWKEAYQVLSRTNTFPEFTGRLCPAPCEAACVLAIDRDAVTIEQMEKEISERAFAEGWVKARPPARRTGKHVAVVGSGPAGLAAAAQLNAAGHSVTVYEKDSRAGGLLRYGIPDFKLEKAVLDRRLALMEAEGIVFRTGEDVAVTPGWRALREQYDGVVLALGARKARELDVPGRELSGVLQAMDYLEHQNRVVTAGAAPDARLEAQGKRVIILGGGDTGSDCLGTALRQDAASVMQVELLPAPPQLRAKENPWPRWPLVFRTSSSQEEGGERAFAMMTKRLEGEDGQLKRLHAVRVEMQREPNGALKLVEVPGSEEVFEVDLLVLAMGFTGPNTDRLAEELGVTLSPRGTVQVDAKFSTSAPGVYCAGDASRGASLIVWALADGREAARALDTWLSGTASVLPTRGQDCAF, from the coding sequence ATGGGCAAGCCCACGGGTTTCATGGAGTGGCAGCGCGTCCACGCACCCAAGCGGGACAAGGTGGAGCGCCTGGAGGACTGGCGCGAGCTGCACCTGCCGCTGGCGGCGGACGAGGCGAAGCGTCAGGCGGGGCGCTGCATGGACTGTGGCATCCCCTTCTGCCACCAGGGATGTCCGCTGGGGAACCTCATCCCGGACTTCAACGACGCGGTGTACCGGGGTCAGTGGAAGGAGGCGTACCAGGTGCTCAGCCGCACCAACACCTTCCCGGAGTTCACCGGACGGCTGTGCCCCGCGCCGTGCGAGGCCGCGTGCGTGCTGGCCATCGACCGGGACGCGGTCACCATCGAGCAGATGGAGAAGGAGATCTCCGAGCGCGCCTTCGCGGAGGGCTGGGTGAAGGCCCGGCCTCCGGCGCGGCGCACGGGCAAGCACGTGGCGGTGGTGGGTTCCGGGCCCGCGGGCCTGGCGGCGGCGGCGCAGCTGAACGCGGCCGGGCACAGCGTGACGGTGTACGAGAAGGACAGCCGCGCCGGAGGCCTGCTGCGCTACGGCATCCCGGACTTCAAGCTGGAGAAGGCGGTGCTGGACCGCCGGCTCGCGCTGATGGAGGCGGAGGGCATCGTCTTCCGCACGGGTGAGGATGTGGCCGTCACGCCGGGCTGGCGCGCGCTGCGCGAACAGTACGACGGCGTGGTGCTGGCCCTGGGCGCGCGCAAGGCCCGCGAGCTGGACGTGCCGGGCCGCGAGCTGTCCGGCGTGCTGCAGGCCATGGACTACCTGGAGCACCAGAACCGCGTGGTGACGGCGGGAGCGGCGCCGGACGCGCGGCTGGAGGCCCAGGGCAAACGGGTCATCATCCTGGGCGGCGGCGACACGGGTTCGGACTGCCTGGGCACGGCGCTGCGCCAGGACGCGGCGAGCGTGATGCAGGTGGAGCTGCTCCCCGCGCCGCCGCAGCTGCGCGCGAAGGAGAACCCGTGGCCGCGCTGGCCGCTGGTGTTCCGCACGTCGTCCAGCCAGGAGGAGGGCGGCGAGCGCGCCTTCGCGATGATGACGAAGCGGCTGGAGGGCGAGGACGGCCAGCTGAAGCGCCTGCACGCGGTGCGCGTGGAGATGCAGCGCGAGCCGAACGGCGCACTGAAGCTGGTGGAGGTGCCGGGCTCCGAGGAGGTGTTCGAGGTGGACCTGCTCGTGCTCGCCATGGGCTTCACCGGCCCGAACACGGACCGGCTGGCGGAGGAGCTGGGCGTGACGCTGTCGCCGCGCGGCACGGTGCAGGTGGACGCGAAGTTCTCCACCTCCGCGCCGGGCGTGTACTGCGCGGGCGACGCCAGCCGGGGCGCGAGCCTCATCGTCTGGGCGCTCGCGGACGGACGTGAGGCGGCGCGCGCGCTGGACACCTGGCTGTCCGGCACCGCCTCCGTGCTGCCCACGCGCGGTCAGGACTGCGCGTTCTAG